CAAAATCAGAACGCAGATGAGCAGTGACAAAAGCGGGTCTATGGGCGTCCAGCCGGTGAAATAAATCACGCTTCCCGCGGCCAGGGCAGCGACCGAACCCAGCACATCCCCCATCACGTGCAACAGGGCGGCGCGGTTGTTGAGCGTGGCCTCCCCCCGGCTCAGAATCCAGGCGATGATCAGGTTTACCGCCAGGCCCAGCAGGGCGATGAGGATCACCGGTCCGCCCATAACCGCCTGCGGGCTGTGCAGGCGCGCCACGGCAGATCCGGCCACTGCCAGCACCAGCACCACCATGAACACCCCGTTGACCAGGGCCGCCACCACCTCCGCCCGGCCCAGGCCGTAAGAATGACGGATCGAGGGGGGGCGCCGGGCAATCCACGTCGCCACCGCCGCCAGCCCCAGGGCTGTGGCGTCGGACAGCATGTGCACCGCATCGCCCAGCAGGGCCAGGGATCCGGCCCACCAGCCACCCACGGCCTCCACTGCCGCGAAGCTCAAGGTGGCGGCGAAACTCCACCACAGGGTTTTGCCCGATGTGTCGGGGCGATGATGGGAATGTCCAGGGTGACCGGCCATAAGCCATTGTGCCATACTCGTTTTATCGTGGAGTATGTGAATCCGAGGGGAGGCGAACCATGGCAAGCTTAAGCGATGCCCAGCTCAACACGCTCAGGAACAGTTTGAAGCAGCGCTACGCCAAGCTGCGCAAAGACATCGCCGAGGAGCTGGCGCGCAGTGAGCAGGAGCACTACGCTGATCTGGCCGGCCGGGTCCACGATATTGGGGAAGAGTCAGTGGCTGATTTGCTTTCGGATCTGAACATCGCGGAGCTGGACCGGGAAATCAACGAAGTACGGGACGTCGAGGCCGCCTTGCAGCGGATCAATATGGGCAGCTACGGCCTGTGTGAGATGTGCGGCGAGCCGATCGGCTTTGAGCGCCTGCAATCCCAGCCTGCGGCGCGGCGTTGCGTGGCCTGCCAGAAAAAGTGGGAACACAGCCATGGGCAGACGACGCCCCGCCTGTAACGCGGCGGGGCACACCGTTCTGACCTGTTTGATTGCCGCCCGCGAAATCCGGCCACTGTTTTTGGCGACATGGCGGGGATGTCGCGGGCGTGCGGTGGCCGGAACCGATGGCGGCCCATCTCTGGGCTGCGAGAGTCAGCTGTTAATTGCCGGCCGCTTGGTTGAAACGCTCGACGCTGGCGAGAATTTCCTGCCGGGCTTCGTCGGCACCCGCCCAGCCGTCCACTTTCACCCATTTGCCGGGCTCCAGGTCTTTGTAGTGTTCAAAGAAATGACCGATCTGGCCCAGCAGACTGGCGGGCAGGTCGTCGGGCCCGTGGCAGTGGCTGTACAGCGGGCTCAGCTTGTCCACCGGCACCGCCAGCACCTTCGCGTCCACGCCCGATTCGTCCGTCATCTTCAGCACGCCCACCGGCCGGCAGCGGATCACGGCCCCGTTGACCAGGGGGAAGGGGGTGACCACCAACACATCCACCGGGTCGCCGTCTTCGGACAGCGTGTGAGGAACGAAGCCGTAATTGGCGGGATAGTACATGGCAGTGCCCATGAAACGATCCACCAGCAGGGCGCCGGAATCCTTGTCGATTTCATATTTCACCGGTTCGCTGAAAGCGGGGATCTCGATCACCACATTGATGTCATTGGGCAAGTCGCGACCCGCTGCCACCCTGTCCAGATTCATTGTTCTACCTCGTCGTCTCGAAAAGCAAAAAGTATAGCATGGAGCTCGGCCACCTCCGCCGCGCACCCGGCCCGGGCCGCTGTCGCCTTGCGCGGCCGGGGAAACACGACAAGCCTGCAATAAATCAGCAAAAGGGCTTGCATTTGCAAAGTCCTTTTCATTGACTTAATACAATCACTCAGAGTAGCTTTAAGCGGCGGTGGCCGCCGGGGGTAAATCACAGCCCTTTCCCAGGCTTCCTTGTCGTGCAACAGCGGCGGCAGGCCGGGCGGATCCCGGCTGCGCGGCGCCCCGCATTCCATCCACTGCTTTGACTGATGACAAGTACCGCAGCGACCCATCAGGGATTTTATACAACAAGCACCCGTTAAACGGCTTGCACGCGTGAGGAACGGCACATGAGAATCGTACTATTGGGCGCGCCCGGCTCCGGCAAGGGAACCCAGGGCAAACTACTTGCGGACAAGTTCAACATCCCCCAAATCTCCACCGGCGATCTGTTGCGCGCCGCCGTCGCCGCGCAAACGTCCCTGGGCCTGAAAGCCAAAGCCACCATGGACGCCGGCCAGCTCGTCTCCGATGATATTGTGCTGGGCATCATTGCCGAGCGGTTGCAGGAAGCGGACACGGCCCGGGGTTTCATCCTGGACGGTTTTCCGCGCAACATCCCCCAGGCCGAGGCGCTGGACCGCATGCTGGCGGAGATGAACAAGCCGCTGGACGGTGTGATACTGATCGACGTGGACTTTGAATCCCTGGTGGAACGCCTGGCCGGCCGGCGCACCTGCGAGGTCTGCGGGCAGGTGTACAACATCTACACTTCGCCGTCACGGCTGGACGACCAGTGCGAACAATGTGGCGGCCAACTGCGCCACCGGGCGGATGACAACGAAGAGACCATCAGCAACCGCTTGCGGGTCTACGAACAACAGACCGCGCCGCTCATCGCCTACTACCGCGACCGGGGCCGCCTGTATCCGGTGAACGGCGAAGGCGACATCGAAGACATTTTCGCCCACATCGAAGAAGTCGTCGCCCGCTTCGGCAAGACCCCGACGGTGCCCGCCCCGCAAGCCCCGGCG
This sequence is a window from Gammaproteobacteria bacterium. Protein-coding genes within it:
- a CDS encoding cation transporter; protein product: MAQWLMAGHPGHSHHRPDTSGKTLWWSFAATLSFAAVEAVGGWWAGSLALLGDAVHMLSDATALGLAAVATWIARRPPSIRHSYGLGRAEVVAALVNGVFMVVLVLAVAGSAVARLHSPQAVMGGPVILIALLGLAVNLIIAWILSRGEATLNNRAALLHVMGDVLGSVAALAAGSVIYFTGWTPIDPLLSLLICVLILVSAVRLLREALHVIMEGVPPYLDLREVGQAMAAVEGVDSVHDLHIWTLSSGMVVLSAHIVLPEMAHWEETLQKLHSLVHERFGIEHITLQPELSRHEVRVPVP
- a CDS encoding inorganic diphosphatase gives rise to the protein MNLDRVAAGRDLPNDINVVIEIPAFSEPVKYEIDKDSGALLVDRFMGTAMYYPANYGFVPHTLSEDGDPVDVLVVTPFPLVNGAVIRCRPVGVLKMTDESGVDAKVLAVPVDKLSPLYSHCHGPDDLPASLLGQIGHFFEHYKDLEPGKWVKVDGWAGADEARQEILASVERFNQAAGN
- a CDS encoding TraR/DksA family transcriptional regulator, with product MASLSDAQLNTLRNSLKQRYAKLRKDIAEELARSEQEHYADLAGRVHDIGEESVADLLSDLNIAELDREINEVRDVEAALQRINMGSYGLCEMCGEPIGFERLQSQPAARRCVACQKKWEHSHGQTTPRL